The following DNA comes from Sphingorhabdus sp. M41.
GGCTGCTTGGATTTCAGTACAGCTTCCGGCACAAAGCTTTCCCCGCATTCAACGCAGGTTGCCGGGTCTTCTTTGCCCAGATCGTAAAAGCGTGTTCCACATTTCGGGCATGTGCGTTTTGTGCCCCATTCCGGTTTAACCATGGCTGGTGTCCAAATCCTGTCTAAATCAATTCGTTGATAGGTAAGTCTGCTATGCGCCGAGTCAAGCATTGCCTAAATCAGCCGCGAAATCCGGCGCGCCTTGCCATAGCTTTGCTGCGCTGTCAAAAGCCGTTTGATATTCCTGCACGAATCATTTGTGCGTTCCGCTAACAAAGCTCTGACATGACAAGCAACACTCCCAAGCCAGTAACGTTCAAACCGTCTGGCTCGCTCTCTGGTAAAATTTCCGTTCCCGGAGACAAATCCATTTCCCACCGGGCTTTGATACTGTCGGCGCTAGCCGTAGGTAAGAGCCGGATTACCGGACTGCTCGAGGGCGAGGACGTCCTTGCGACTGCGGCCGCCCTGCGGGCAATGGGGGCGAGGATCGAGAAAAAGGACGATGTCTGGACAGTCCATGGTGTCGGTGTCGGTGGCCTCATGCAACCCGGCAATGCTCTCGACATGGGCAATAGCGGCACATCGACGCGGTTGTTGATGGGCTTGGTTGCATCACACGGGATCAGCGCAACGTTCATCGGCGATGCGAGCTTGACCAAACGCCCCATGGGCCGGGTCATTGATCCACTCTCCCAGATGGGCGCGGACATTCGGGCGCGCGAGACTTCGGACCACAAGTCCTGCCTGCCGCTGACGGTCAGAGGCCTGTGCCCGGCCATTCCGATCGAATATCGGCTGCCGGTCGCCTCGGCGCAGGTTAAGTCGGCGATTCTTCTGGCCGGCCTCAACACCCCCGGCATTACCCGCATCATCGAACCCGTCCTCACCCGCGATCATAGCGAGACCATGCTGAAAGGTTTCGGCGCAGACATCAGGGTGGAGACCGATGCGGAGGGTTGCCGGATCATATCGCTGACCGGCGAGGCCGAGCTAAAACCGCAAAAGATCAAGGTTCCGGGTGATCCGTCATCAGCCGCATTTCTGGTTGTTGCCGGGTTGATCGTCCCTGGGTCGGATATCATCATCGAAAATGTCGGCATCAATCCTACCCGCGCCGGCCTGTTTGAAGTGTTGCAGAATATGGGCGGCAATATCAGCTTCAAGAAGGAACGGATCGTCGGCGGCGAACCGGTCGCGGACATATATGTCAGCCACAGCCCGCT
Coding sequences within:
- the aroA gene encoding 3-phosphoshikimate 1-carboxyvinyltransferase; translated protein: MTSNTPKPVTFKPSGSLSGKISVPGDKSISHRALILSALAVGKSRITGLLEGEDVLATAAALRAMGARIEKKDDVWTVHGVGVGGLMQPGNALDMGNSGTSTRLLMGLVASHGISATFIGDASLTKRPMGRVIDPLSQMGADIRARETSDHKSCLPLTVRGLCPAIPIEYRLPVASAQVKSAILLAGLNTPGITRIIEPVLTRDHSETMLKGFGADIRVETDAEGCRIISLTGEAELKPQKIKVPGDPSSAAFLVVAGLIVPGSDIIIENVGINPTRAGLFEVLQNMGGNISFKKERIVGGEPVADIYVSHSPLTGIEVPADIAPSMIDEFPILFIAAAMASGETTTSGLHELRVKESDRLSQMAKGLEALGVKLAEKDDGLVIEGSGGKLLAGGRPKPVIETALDHRIAMSFAVAGLVTKSGLAIDDIAPVQTSFPGFQDLVTGLAS